A region of Paraburkholderia sp. BL23I1N1 DNA encodes the following proteins:
- a CDS encoding deoxyguanosinetriphosphate triphosphohydrolase has protein sequence MTDRRSDDVQHDPAGTPVSGVPSQEALEAHLAPYAAHSAQSRGRRYPEAAPSARTEFQRDRDRIVHSTAFRRLEYKTQVFVNHEGDLFRTRLTHSLEVAQIARSVARNLRVNEDLVEAISLAHDLGHTPFGHAGQDALNECMREHGGFEHNLQSLAVVDDLEEHYGAFNGLNLCFETREGILKHCSRENARRLGALGERFLEGRQPSIEAQIANVADEIAYNNHDVDDGLRSGLLTVEQLAEVELWQTHFEAARGDYPHIEGRRLIHETVRRIINTLIVDLIDTTSLNLARHAPVSLDAVRAAPPLVAHSEAIAAQAAALKRFLFKNLYRHYRVMRMANKARRVVAGLFDAFTEDPRLLPPSYQSTDASQQPRLIAHYIAGMTDRYAVKEYQRLFVIDDN, from the coding sequence GTGACTGACAGGCGCAGCGACGATGTACAGCATGACCCGGCAGGCACGCCCGTGAGCGGCGTGCCATCGCAGGAAGCACTTGAAGCGCATCTCGCGCCGTATGCGGCTCATTCCGCCCAGTCGCGCGGCCGCCGCTATCCCGAAGCCGCGCCGAGTGCGCGTACCGAATTCCAGCGCGATCGCGACCGCATCGTCCACTCGACGGCATTCCGTCGGCTCGAGTACAAAACTCAGGTGTTCGTGAATCACGAGGGCGACCTGTTTCGCACGCGCCTCACGCACAGCCTCGAAGTCGCGCAGATCGCCCGTTCGGTCGCCCGCAATCTGCGCGTCAACGAAGATCTCGTCGAAGCCATTTCGCTGGCACACGACCTCGGCCATACGCCGTTCGGCCACGCTGGCCAGGACGCGCTGAACGAATGCATGCGCGAACACGGGGGCTTCGAGCACAACCTGCAAAGCCTCGCGGTAGTCGACGATCTGGAGGAGCACTACGGCGCGTTCAATGGCCTGAACCTCTGCTTCGAAACGCGGGAAGGCATTCTCAAGCACTGTTCTCGTGAGAATGCACGGCGGCTTGGCGCGCTCGGTGAGCGTTTTCTGGAGGGGCGGCAGCCTTCTATCGAAGCGCAGATCGCCAACGTCGCCGATGAGATCGCGTACAACAATCACGATGTCGACGACGGCCTGCGCTCAGGCCTCCTCACGGTGGAACAGCTTGCCGAAGTGGAGTTATGGCAGACGCACTTCGAGGCGGCGCGTGGGGATTATCCGCACATCGAGGGACGCCGGCTGATTCACGAGACCGTGCGCCGCATCATCAATACGCTGATCGTCGACCTGATCGATACGACCTCGCTCAATCTGGCAAGGCATGCGCCCGTCTCGCTGGACGCTGTGCGCGCGGCACCGCCGCTGGTCGCGCATAGCGAAGCGATCGCCGCGCAGGCCGCAGCGCTCAAGCGCTTTCTGTTCAAGAACCTGTACCGCCACTATCGGGTGATGCGCATGGCCAACAAGGCGCGCCGTGTGGTGGCAGGTCTGTTCGACGCCTTCACTGAAGATCCGCGGCTATTGCCACCCAGCTATCAATCCACGGACGCGTCGCAGCAACCGCGCCTGATCGCCCACTACATCGCGGGCATGACGGATCGATATGCCGTGAAGGAGTATCAGCGGCTGTTCGTGATCGACGACAATTGA
- a CDS encoding YqjD family protein: MTALPNTRDALGESWTTTSRRARRIARHSRHAVEDIAGELRTLVSELESSLADGTQADAVALRSKLRKQLDVARDRLNDAREAMRERAEVAIGSADDYVRENPWQTLAIVGGVALIAGALFASRLR, encoded by the coding sequence ATGACAGCACTTCCCAATACGCGAGACGCCCTCGGCGAATCCTGGACAACCACTAGCCGCCGTGCGCGGCGTATCGCTCGCCATAGCCGCCATGCGGTTGAAGATATCGCGGGCGAATTACGCACGCTGGTGTCGGAACTCGAATCCAGCCTGGCGGACGGCACACAGGCCGACGCCGTGGCGCTGCGCAGCAAACTGCGCAAACAGCTCGACGTCGCGCGCGACCGGCTGAACGACGCTCGCGAAGCCATGCGGGAACGCGCCGAAGTCGCGATCGGCAGCGCCGACGACTACGTGCGTGAAAATCCGTGGCAAACGCTTGCGATCGTCGGCGGTGTAGCGCTGATTGCGGGTGCGTTGTTCGCGTCGCGGCTACGGTAG
- a CDS encoding OmpW family protein, producing the protein MKLKQAITGIAALACMTAAHAQSAGSFYATTGWFHFAPQDSSDPLKETSAGGTPVNISLPGTGAGIDSSDTLGLSLGYFVTDHISAEAEIGIPPKFNLLGTGTFSQFGTLGSAKQWSPALLFKYYFNDAAAKFRPYAGLGVTYVWFTDAKITNTAFEQGVLHGPTSVSTDRSWAPVFNLGFNYAITKHWFAGLSVSYIPLSVTAKLTSNASTPVGNLTVTSEAKIRLNPIVTYAKIGYVF; encoded by the coding sequence ATGAAATTAAAACAGGCCATAACGGGGATCGCGGCGCTTGCCTGCATGACGGCAGCTCACGCGCAATCGGCCGGCAGTTTCTACGCTACGACGGGGTGGTTCCATTTCGCCCCCCAAGACAGTAGCGATCCGCTGAAGGAAACAAGCGCCGGCGGAACACCCGTCAACATTTCACTGCCCGGCACCGGCGCTGGCATCGACAGCTCCGACACCCTCGGCTTAAGCCTAGGCTACTTTGTCACCGATCACATCTCCGCGGAAGCCGAAATTGGCATTCCGCCGAAATTCAATCTGCTAGGTACAGGCACCTTCTCGCAATTCGGTACGCTCGGCTCCGCGAAGCAATGGAGTCCTGCTCTCCTGTTCAAATACTACTTCAACGACGCCGCCGCGAAGTTCCGACCGTATGCAGGCCTTGGCGTCACGTACGTCTGGTTCACCGACGCGAAGATCACCAACACGGCGTTTGAACAAGGCGTACTGCATGGTCCGACCTCAGTATCGACGGATCGTTCCTGGGCACCGGTGTTTAATCTCGGTTTCAACTATGCGATCACCAAACACTGGTTCGCAGGGCTCTCCGTCTCATACATACCGCTTAGCGTAACCGCGAAACTGACCTCGAACGCGTCGACTCCGGTCGGCAACCTGACCGTGACGTCCGAGGCAAAAATCAGGCTCAACCCGATCGTTACTTACGCGAAGATAGGTTACGTGTTCTAG
- a CDS encoding transposase, with product MARLARLYVPDQPQHVILRGLDQQPAFVDDQDYELFIDCLKAASRDHHLSIHAYALMPGAVQLLVTPTEESSLPKAMQAVGRRYVAHFNRRYARRGTLWEGRYRATVIEGERYFLLASRVVEMCPVRAGLVSAPEDYRWSSYRHHIGLTLDSLITDHPLYWSLGNTPFERQRTYRELCEQPLDEREASQLQQATLKGWVLGSDSYREWAARAANRRVSPLPRGRPRKVRETPQTQ from the coding sequence ATGGCACGGCTTGCACGTCTCTATGTCCCTGACCAGCCGCAGCACGTCATCCTCCGTGGACTCGATCAGCAGCCCGCGTTCGTCGACGACCAGGACTACGAGCTTTTCATCGACTGTCTGAAAGCGGCTTCACGCGACCATCACCTATCTATCCATGCGTATGCGTTGATGCCCGGCGCTGTGCAACTGCTCGTCACGCCGACTGAAGAGTCGAGCCTGCCGAAGGCGATGCAGGCGGTGGGGCGTCGCTACGTTGCGCACTTCAACCGGCGTTACGCGCGCCGCGGCACCTTGTGGGAAGGGCGCTACCGCGCCACGGTGATCGAAGGTGAGCGCTACTTCCTGCTTGCGAGCCGGGTTGTCGAGATGTGCCCGGTCCGCGCCGGACTCGTGAGCGCGCCCGAGGACTACCGCTGGTCGAGCTACCGTCACCACATCGGCCTGACGCTCGACAGCCTGATTACCGATCACCCGTTGTACTGGTCGCTCGGCAACACGCCGTTCGAACGGCAGCGCACCTATCGCGAGTTGTGCGAGCAGCCGCTCGACGAACGCGAAGCCAGTCAGCTTCAGCAGGCCACCTTGAAAGGCTGGGTTCTGGGTAGCGACTCCTATCGGGAGTGGGCGGCGCGGGCCGCCAATCGGCGGGTTTCGCCACTGCCGCGCGGGCGGCCGCGCAAAGTTCGCGAGACGCCACAGACCCAATAA